The window CAGCAGCGCTACCTGCTCCTGCACTGCGGCATCGGCGGGGAAGTCGCTAAACTGCTCGGCACTCACCAGGGGCAACTCCAGCCCCGCCCGTAGCACCTGACGACCGGGCTGTTCCGCGTCATCCCAGGCCAGGCGCACCTGCATCAGCTCGCAGCTCTGGCTGAGGGCGGGCACTAGCAACCGGACCACCACTTGAATCGGCGACCCCACCATTAGGTTGGGCAGCTTGTAGCGCTGGGTGTCGGTCTTCTCGAAGTCATTTAGCACGTCCATGACCGTGACGCCGTTGCCTGGCTTAACGCCGAGGCTAACGCGCTGACCCAAGGTGGCAGCCAGGCCCGACAGCTCAGTTTCAAAGATCGTCGGTAGCTGCTCGGCAGACTCAATGTGAAAAAAGTTGCCGTCGCCGCTGCGGGCCATGGCGGCAAGCAGGTCTTCGCTGTAGTCGTTGCCGATGCCCAGGGTGGTGGTGCTGACGCCGCGCTGAGCAAGGCCATGGACATCGTTGGCGATCGCATCCGGCCTAGTCTCCCCCACATTCGCTAATCCGTCGGAGAGCACAATCACCCGGTTGAGCTGGGCGGGGTTGAGGTACTGGCTGACCTGCACGCCACCCTCGACCCAGCCGGCGTGGAGCGCGGTAGAGCCCCGCGAGTGGACGTGGCGCAGCTTCTCTAGCAGAGTGTTTTTGTCGGTGGCCAAGGTGCTAGGCACCAGGGTTTCAATGCGGTCGTCGAAGAGTACGACGCTGATGCGATCGCAGGGCAGCAAATTCTCGACAGCAAAGCGAGCGGCCTCGCGGGCGTAGTGCATCTTTTGCCCCTGCATGGAGCCGGAGCGATCGATCACCAAGCTGAGGTTGAGCGGTACGCGATCGCTCTCGAGGGCGACAGCTGGGGGCGTGATTCGCACCAGCACGTCGAGGGTCATGGGCTGCTGAGTGACGATCGCCCCGTGGAGCGGAATCAGTTCAACGGTAGGAAGCGCGGGTTTGGGTTGGGTCATGGTGGTGGCCTTTGGAGTGATTGAAGTTGGGCAAGGTGGTTGGCAATCAGTTGCAGCAGGCTGTCCCGCTCGTGGGCGGTAGCTGGCGCGACAAAGTCTTGCCGAACGTGAAGTTCTAACCCGTCGAGAATTTCCAGACGAGTCCAGTTTTGGGGTGGCGACGCCACCGGCGGGGGGAGGGGTGCAGCTGGGGCAGGAGCTGGAGCCGCAGACGGAGCCTGAAACGCCGGCAGAGCAGACCGCGTTTGTGAGCGATTGGTTGAGAAGGGGGCGGGGCGATCGCGAATCTGAGACAAAAACGCCAGCGCTGGATTGGCGGCCTCAACTTTGATTTGCACACCTCCTTGCAGGATGTTTTCTAGGGCCGCGTCAGACTGGCCGCCGATCAGGCTGCCGATGGAGCTGGTGCTGTAACCTTCCGCCAGTAAACGGCGCAGCACCAGCAATTGCAGTAGATGTCGGTAGGTATACCGAGCTTCGCGCCCCTGCTTGAGGGGCTTGTCTAACCATCCCTGAGTGGTGTAGTGGCGCACCAGCCGAGGGTTGACCGGCTCTTGCCCGCGATTACCAGAACCCTGGTCGGGCAAAAACTGCGGCAGCAGGTCGTTAGTCACCTCAACGAAGCGATCTAAGACCATCTCAGGCTGTTGCTGGGCAATTTGTTGCAACGTGCTCATGAGTCCATGATAAACACTTGCAACTTTAATTGCCAATAGCAAACTTTGTTGTAAGAGTTTTGTTTGCTGAGGGTTGTGCGCTTCCACTCGAGTATTTATGTCGCTCAGCAAGTATGGCCACTAGCAGGGCGATCGCCACAGGCTACTTCACTGACCTGCACTCTATCCATAAGACGGTATAAAAATTAGCGCGATCGCGATTACTCCCAGTTCCGCTGCCCTAACTCTGGACAGAAGTTCCTTAATTTATACGCGGTGTCACTGCTAGACGCATTCTTACTCCATATAGATAGTGCAATCACCGCGCCGCCACCACTAAAGCTCATCACTCTTAAGTTGGAAATCCAAAGGACCATCTAAAGCAGAGCTATCAGCGTCGGTCTACAACGTAGTTCACTGTGGGTACAAGCGACAGAGAAAGTGCTCACTGGCAATCACTCATCCCAGCTTTACGCTGGAGGGCAATTAGGAGCCCGTCCCTAAACCCTCCCGCAAAACCAGAGGAAGTGGTTGGGTTGTCTATATCAACACTACAGCCTGCCTTTAACGGCGCCCTAAGTCCTTATTTCGAACCTACTAGTAGCTTTCCAACCTGCTGTGGGTGCCGTTCTAATCCCAGTCCTTGCCACCAGATGTGGTGTTTTCGTTGAAGTTTTTTTCGAGGAAATTTTGAAGGAGTGCCTGTTGACGGCCATATAAAACGCTTAAACCCCTTGCAAAACAAGGGGTTTG is drawn from Leptolyngbya subtilissima AS-A7 and contains these coding sequences:
- a CDS encoding MerR family transcriptional regulator, which gives rise to MSTLQQIAQQQPEMVLDRFVEVTNDLLPQFLPDQGSGNRGQEPVNPRLVRHYTTQGWLDKPLKQGREARYTYRHLLQLLVLRRLLAEGYSTSSIGSLIGGQSDAALENILQGGVQIKVEAANPALAFLSQIRDRPAPFSTNRSQTRSALPAFQAPSAAPAPAPAAPLPPPVASPPQNWTRLEILDGLELHVRQDFVAPATAHERDSLLQLIANHLAQLQSLQRPPP
- a CDS encoding vWA domain-containing protein — encoded protein: MTQPKPALPTVELIPLHGAIVTQQPMTLDVLVRITPPAVALESDRVPLNLSLVIDRSGSMQGQKMHYAREAARFAVENLLPCDRISVVLFDDRIETLVPSTLATDKNTLLEKLRHVHSRGSTALHAGWVEGGVQVSQYLNPAQLNRVIVLSDGLANVGETRPDAIANDVHGLAQRGVSTTTLGIGNDYSEDLLAAMARSGDGNFFHIESAEQLPTIFETELSGLAATLGQRVSLGVKPGNGVTVMDVLNDFEKTDTQRYKLPNLMVGSPIQVVVRLLVPALSQSCELMQVRLAWDDAEQPGRQVLRAGLELPLVSAEQFSDFPADAAVQEQVALLMAARARREAVMFSDRGDYAAATDSLSRVRVAMSAMPPSAMLMEEQATLEDLESDYQSGAIARARKKAYSQAYNLSRTGQSQPRRSMDSK